From a single Rosa rugosa chromosome 7, drRosRugo1.1, whole genome shotgun sequence genomic region:
- the LOC133720413 gene encoding probable pre-mRNA-splicing factor ATP-dependent RNA helicase DEAH2 isoform X2, giving the protein MGTERKRKVSLFDVVDETTVAAAKMSKSNGGGGAMNHNNPMSSLINRWTGKPFSQRYYEILEKRKTLPVWHQKEEFFQVLKKSQSLILVGETGSGKTTQIPQFVLEAVDRESSDKSRKMIACTQPRRVAAMSVSRRVAEEMDVTIGEEVGYSIRFEDCSSARTVLKYLTDGMLLREAMTDPLLERYSVIILDEAHERTLATDVLFGLLKEVLKNRPDMKLVVMSATLEAEKFQGYFNGAPLMKVPGRLHPVEIFYTEEPERDYLEAAIRTVVQIHMYETPGDILVFLTGEEEIEDACRKINKEVSNLGDQVGPVKVVPLYSTLPPAMQQKIFDAAPPPATEGGPAGRKIVVSTNIAETSLTIDGIVYVIDPGFSKQKVYNPRVRVESLLVSPISKASAHQRSGRAGRTQPGKCFRLYTEKSFHNDLVPQTYPEILRSNLANTVLTLKKLGIDDLVHFDFMDPPAPETLMRALEVLNYLGALDDDGNLTKLGEIMSEFPLDPQMSKMLVVSPEFNCSNEILSISAMLSGRLRKLQMKQKLGLDTSMEIISHC; this is encoded by the exons ATGGGTAcggagaggaagaggaaggtgAGCTTGTTCGACGTGGTGGACGAGACCACTGTTGCAGCTGCGAAGATGAGCAAATCGAACGGTGGTGGAGGCGCCATGAATCACAACAACCCGATGAGCAGTCTGATCAATAGGTGGACCGGAAAGCCTTTCTCGCAAAGGTACTATGAGATCCTTGAGAAGAGGAAGACTTTGCCTGTTTGGCACCAGAAGGAGGAGTTCTTTCAGGTTCTCAAGAAAAGTCAGTCGCTGATTCTGGTTGGTGAGACTGGTAGTGGTAAAACCACTCAG ATTCCTCAATTTGTTTTGGAAGCTGTTGATAGGGAGTCTTCAGATAAAAGCAGGAAGATGATTGCATGTACCCAGCCTCGTAGGGTGGCTGCAATGTCAGTGTCTCGCCGTGTTGCTGAAGAGATGGATGTTACCATTGGGGAAGAGGTTGGTTACAGCATTCGTTTTGAAGACTGCAGCAGTGCCAGAACAGTATTGAA GTATCTTACAGATGGTATGCTTTTAAGAGAAGCCATGACAGATCCACTATTAGAACGATACAGTGTAATAATTCTTGATGAGGCTCATGAGAGGACTTTAGCAACAGATGTTCTGTTTGGGCTTCTGAAGGAAGTATTGAAAAATAGACCTGATATGAAGCTGGTTGTTATGAGTGCTACACTTGAGGCTGAGAAGTTTCAGGGTTATTTCAACGGTGCACCACTAATGAAGGTTCCTGGCAGGCTTCATCCAGTTGAAATTTTTTACACCGAGGAACCTGAGAGGGACTACCTGGAGGCAGCAATTCGAACTGTTGTACAGATTCATATGTATGAGACTCCAGGAGATATACTTGTTTTTTTAACTGGAGAAGAGGAGATAGAAGATGCATGCCGCAAAATCAACAAAGAAGTTTCAAACCTGGGTGATCAGGTTGGTCCAGTGAAAGTGGTGCCCCTGTATTCAACTCTCCCTCCAGCTATGCAGCAGAAAATATTTGATGCTGCTCCTCCTCCCGCAACAGAAGGCGGTCCTGCAGGAAGGAAAATTGTGGTGTCAACTAACATTGCAGAAACTTCTCTGACCATAGATGGGATCGTGTATGTTATTGATCCAGGTTTTTCTAAACAGAAAGTTTATAACCCACGAGTGCGTGTTGAATCCTTGTTGGTATCTCCGATTTCTAAGGCTAGTGCACATCAGAGGTCAGGGCGTGCTGGAAGAACTCAGCCAGGCAAATGTTTCAGACTTTATACTGAGAAAAGTTTCCATAATGATCTTGTACCGCAGACATATCCAGAAATACTGAGATCAAATCTTGCAAATACAGTGCTTACTTTGAAGAAACTAGGAATAGATGATTTGGTTCATTTTGATTTTATGGATCCCCCTGCTCCAGAGACATTAATGAGAGCACTCGAGGTTTTGAATTATTTGGGTGCATTGGATGATGATGGTAACTTGACCAAGCTGGGTGAGATTATGAGCGAGTTCCCTCTGGATCCTCAGATGTCAAAGATGCTTGTTGTTAGCCCTGAGTTTAACTGCTCAAACGAGATTTTGTCGATTTCTGCCATGCTTTCAG GGAGGCTCAGAAAGCTGCAGATGAAGCAAAAGCTaggtttggacacatcgatgGAGATCATCTCACACTGCTGA
- the LOC133720413 gene encoding probable pre-mRNA-splicing factor ATP-dependent RNA helicase DEAH2 isoform X1 produces MGTERKRKVSLFDVVDETTVAAAKMSKSNGGGGAMNHNNPMSSLINRWTGKPFSQRYYEILEKRKTLPVWHQKEEFFQVLKKSQSLILVGETGSGKTTQIPQFVLEAVDRESSDKSRKMIACTQPRRVAAMSVSRRVAEEMDVTIGEEVGYSIRFEDCSSARTVLKYLTDGMLLREAMTDPLLERYSVIILDEAHERTLATDVLFGLLKEVLKNRPDMKLVVMSATLEAEKFQGYFNGAPLMKVPGRLHPVEIFYTEEPERDYLEAAIRTVVQIHMYETPGDILVFLTGEEEIEDACRKINKEVSNLGDQVGPVKVVPLYSTLPPAMQQKIFDAAPPPATEGGPAGRKIVVSTNIAETSLTIDGIVYVIDPGFSKQKVYNPRVRVESLLVSPISKASAHQRSGRAGRTQPGKCFRLYTEKSFHNDLVPQTYPEILRSNLANTVLTLKKLGIDDLVHFDFMDPPAPETLMRALEVLNYLGALDDDGNLTKLGEIMSEFPLDPQMSKMLVVSPEFNCSNEILSISAMLSVPNCFVRPREAQKAADEAKARFGHIDGDHLTLLNVYHAYKQNNEDPSWCYENFVNQRALKSADNVRQQLVRIMARFNLKLCSTDFKSRDYYINIRKAMLAGYFMQVAHLERTGHYLTVKDNQVVHLHPSNCLDHKPEWVIYNEYVLTSRNFIRTVTDIRGEWLVDIAPHYYDLANFPQCEAKRVLEKLYRKRDDKEDNRNRK; encoded by the exons ATGGGTAcggagaggaagaggaaggtgAGCTTGTTCGACGTGGTGGACGAGACCACTGTTGCAGCTGCGAAGATGAGCAAATCGAACGGTGGTGGAGGCGCCATGAATCACAACAACCCGATGAGCAGTCTGATCAATAGGTGGACCGGAAAGCCTTTCTCGCAAAGGTACTATGAGATCCTTGAGAAGAGGAAGACTTTGCCTGTTTGGCACCAGAAGGAGGAGTTCTTTCAGGTTCTCAAGAAAAGTCAGTCGCTGATTCTGGTTGGTGAGACTGGTAGTGGTAAAACCACTCAG ATTCCTCAATTTGTTTTGGAAGCTGTTGATAGGGAGTCTTCAGATAAAAGCAGGAAGATGATTGCATGTACCCAGCCTCGTAGGGTGGCTGCAATGTCAGTGTCTCGCCGTGTTGCTGAAGAGATGGATGTTACCATTGGGGAAGAGGTTGGTTACAGCATTCGTTTTGAAGACTGCAGCAGTGCCAGAACAGTATTGAA GTATCTTACAGATGGTATGCTTTTAAGAGAAGCCATGACAGATCCACTATTAGAACGATACAGTGTAATAATTCTTGATGAGGCTCATGAGAGGACTTTAGCAACAGATGTTCTGTTTGGGCTTCTGAAGGAAGTATTGAAAAATAGACCTGATATGAAGCTGGTTGTTATGAGTGCTACACTTGAGGCTGAGAAGTTTCAGGGTTATTTCAACGGTGCACCACTAATGAAGGTTCCTGGCAGGCTTCATCCAGTTGAAATTTTTTACACCGAGGAACCTGAGAGGGACTACCTGGAGGCAGCAATTCGAACTGTTGTACAGATTCATATGTATGAGACTCCAGGAGATATACTTGTTTTTTTAACTGGAGAAGAGGAGATAGAAGATGCATGCCGCAAAATCAACAAAGAAGTTTCAAACCTGGGTGATCAGGTTGGTCCAGTGAAAGTGGTGCCCCTGTATTCAACTCTCCCTCCAGCTATGCAGCAGAAAATATTTGATGCTGCTCCTCCTCCCGCAACAGAAGGCGGTCCTGCAGGAAGGAAAATTGTGGTGTCAACTAACATTGCAGAAACTTCTCTGACCATAGATGGGATCGTGTATGTTATTGATCCAGGTTTTTCTAAACAGAAAGTTTATAACCCACGAGTGCGTGTTGAATCCTTGTTGGTATCTCCGATTTCTAAGGCTAGTGCACATCAGAGGTCAGGGCGTGCTGGAAGAACTCAGCCAGGCAAATGTTTCAGACTTTATACTGAGAAAAGTTTCCATAATGATCTTGTACCGCAGACATATCCAGAAATACTGAGATCAAATCTTGCAAATACAGTGCTTACTTTGAAGAAACTAGGAATAGATGATTTGGTTCATTTTGATTTTATGGATCCCCCTGCTCCAGAGACATTAATGAGAGCACTCGAGGTTTTGAATTATTTGGGTGCATTGGATGATGATGGTAACTTGACCAAGCTGGGTGAGATTATGAGCGAGTTCCCTCTGGATCCTCAGATGTCAAAGATGCTTGTTGTTAGCCCTGAGTTTAACTGCTCAAACGAGATTTTGTCGATTTCTGCCATGCTTTCAG TACCCAATTGCTTTGTCCGGCCTAGGGAGGCTCAGAAAGCTGCAGATGAAGCAAAAGCTaggtttggacacatcgatgGAGATCATCTCACACTGCTGAATGTGTATCATGCATACAAGCAAAACA ATGAAGATCCATCGTGGTGCTATGAGAACTTTGTCAATCAGAGGGCATTGAAGTCTGCAGACAATGTTAGACAACAGCTAGTGCGCATTATGGCTCGGTTTAATCTCAAGCTATGCAGTACTGATTTTAAGAGTCGGGACTACTACATCAACATCAGAAAGGCTATGCTAGCTGGGTACTTCATGCAGGTGGCTCATCTGGAACGCACTGGTCACTACCTTACTGTGAAGGATAACCAA GTTGTACATTTACATCCATCAAATTGCTTGGATCACAAGCCAGAGTGGGTGATTTACAATGAGTACGTCTTAACGAGCAGGAATTTTATCCGCACAGTGACAGATATCCGTGGTGAATG GCTAGTTGATATAGCAC
- the LOC133720413 gene encoding probable pre-mRNA-splicing factor ATP-dependent RNA helicase DEAH2 isoform X3 — MGTERKRKVSLFDVVDETTVAAAKMSKSNGGGGAMNHNNPMSSLINRWTGKPFSQRYYEILEKRKTLPVWHQKEEFFQVLKKSQSLILVGETGSGKTTQIPQFVLEAVDRESSDKSRKMIACTQPRRVAAMSVSRRVAEEMDVTIGEEVGYSIRFEDCSSARTVLKYLTDGMLLREAMTDPLLERYSVIILDEAHERTLATDVLFGLLKEVLKNRPDMKLVVMSATLEAEKFQGYFNGAPLMKVPGRLHPVEIFYTEEPERDYLEAAIRTVVQIHMYETPGDILVFLTGEEEIEDACRKINKEVSNLGDQVGPVKVVPLYSTLPPAMQQKIFDAAPPPATEGGPAGRKIVVSTNIAETSLTIDGIVYVIDPGFSKQKVYNPRVRVESLLVSPISKASAHQRSGRAGRTQPGKCFRLYTEKSFHNDLVPQTYPEILRSNLANTVLTLKKLGIDDLVHFDFMDPPAPETLMRALEVLNYLGALDDDGNLTKLGEIMSEFPLDPQMSKMLVVSPEFNCSNEILSISAMLSDSCSFSVLSHEANGVVSPLCIC; from the exons ATGGGTAcggagaggaagaggaaggtgAGCTTGTTCGACGTGGTGGACGAGACCACTGTTGCAGCTGCGAAGATGAGCAAATCGAACGGTGGTGGAGGCGCCATGAATCACAACAACCCGATGAGCAGTCTGATCAATAGGTGGACCGGAAAGCCTTTCTCGCAAAGGTACTATGAGATCCTTGAGAAGAGGAAGACTTTGCCTGTTTGGCACCAGAAGGAGGAGTTCTTTCAGGTTCTCAAGAAAAGTCAGTCGCTGATTCTGGTTGGTGAGACTGGTAGTGGTAAAACCACTCAG ATTCCTCAATTTGTTTTGGAAGCTGTTGATAGGGAGTCTTCAGATAAAAGCAGGAAGATGATTGCATGTACCCAGCCTCGTAGGGTGGCTGCAATGTCAGTGTCTCGCCGTGTTGCTGAAGAGATGGATGTTACCATTGGGGAAGAGGTTGGTTACAGCATTCGTTTTGAAGACTGCAGCAGTGCCAGAACAGTATTGAA GTATCTTACAGATGGTATGCTTTTAAGAGAAGCCATGACAGATCCACTATTAGAACGATACAGTGTAATAATTCTTGATGAGGCTCATGAGAGGACTTTAGCAACAGATGTTCTGTTTGGGCTTCTGAAGGAAGTATTGAAAAATAGACCTGATATGAAGCTGGTTGTTATGAGTGCTACACTTGAGGCTGAGAAGTTTCAGGGTTATTTCAACGGTGCACCACTAATGAAGGTTCCTGGCAGGCTTCATCCAGTTGAAATTTTTTACACCGAGGAACCTGAGAGGGACTACCTGGAGGCAGCAATTCGAACTGTTGTACAGATTCATATGTATGAGACTCCAGGAGATATACTTGTTTTTTTAACTGGAGAAGAGGAGATAGAAGATGCATGCCGCAAAATCAACAAAGAAGTTTCAAACCTGGGTGATCAGGTTGGTCCAGTGAAAGTGGTGCCCCTGTATTCAACTCTCCCTCCAGCTATGCAGCAGAAAATATTTGATGCTGCTCCTCCTCCCGCAACAGAAGGCGGTCCTGCAGGAAGGAAAATTGTGGTGTCAACTAACATTGCAGAAACTTCTCTGACCATAGATGGGATCGTGTATGTTATTGATCCAGGTTTTTCTAAACAGAAAGTTTATAACCCACGAGTGCGTGTTGAATCCTTGTTGGTATCTCCGATTTCTAAGGCTAGTGCACATCAGAGGTCAGGGCGTGCTGGAAGAACTCAGCCAGGCAAATGTTTCAGACTTTATACTGAGAAAAGTTTCCATAATGATCTTGTACCGCAGACATATCCAGAAATACTGAGATCAAATCTTGCAAATACAGTGCTTACTTTGAAGAAACTAGGAATAGATGATTTGGTTCATTTTGATTTTATGGATCCCCCTGCTCCAGAGACATTAATGAGAGCACTCGAGGTTTTGAATTATTTGGGTGCATTGGATGATGATGGTAACTTGACCAAGCTGGGTGAGATTATGAGCGAGTTCCCTCTGGATCCTCAGATGTCAAAGATGCTTGTTGTTAGCCCTGAGTTTAACTGCTCAAACGAGATTTTGTCGATTTCTGCCATGCTTTCAG ATAGTTGCAGTTTCTCAGTATTATCTcatgaagcaaatggtgtggtCTCGCCTCTATGCATCTGCTAA